A window of the Artemia franciscana chromosome 3, ASM3288406v1, whole genome shotgun sequence genome harbors these coding sequences:
- the LOC136025331 gene encoding uncharacterized protein LOC136025331 → MIGHILKAFLFFAVTTVATAQLDQPEAPQGGTAQVRTQQDAINQLESQQGIKDQLDGKHGATSQLETQRGAIAQIEDQQDKKDKVEPKDDEEANSRILGLGGLLGGVGGGLLGGGYRPGFGGGYRPGFGGGYRPGFGGGYRPGFGGGYRPNFGR, encoded by the exons ATGATTGGACACATCCTTaag GCGTTCCTTTTCTTCGCTGTTACAACCGTTGCTACAGCTCAACTAGACCAACCAGAAGCACCACAAGGAGGTACAGCTCAAGTAAGAACCCAACAAGATGCTATTAATCAATTGGAATCCCAACAAGGAATTAAAGACCAATTGGATGGCAAACATGGGGCCACATCTCAATTAGAAACCCAACGAGGGGCTATAGCTCAAATAGAAGACCAGCaagataaaaaagacaaagtgGAACCCAAAGATGATGAAGAAGCAAACTCGAGAATACTTGGCTTAGGAGGTCTTCTTGGTGGCGTGGGAGGAGGTTTACTTGGAGGAGGCTACAGACCAGGATTTGGAGGTGGCTATAGACCTGGGTTTGGAGGTGGCTACAGACCTGGGTTTGGAGGTGGCTACAGGCCAGGATTTGGAGGAGGATACAGACCTAATTTTGGAAGATGA